Proteins found in one Leptidea sinapis chromosome 23, ilLepSina1.1, whole genome shotgun sequence genomic segment:
- the LOC126971467 gene encoding nascent polypeptide-associated complex subunit alpha isoform X2, producing MPELTELDKATASMTEKRKEETASSDSDSDDTIPELEDAGATATGGITNPIGGIDVVSKAKQSRGEKKARKIMSKLGLKPVTGVTRVTIRKSKNILFMINSPDVYKNPHSDTYIVFGEAKIEDLSQQATMAAAERFKAPESAATGNDTTTSGTTVAPIAEEEDEEGVDETGVDEKDVEIVMSQANVSRAKAVRALKNNQSDIVNAIMELTM from the exons ATGCCAGAACTGACAGAATTAGACAAGGCCACAGCCTCCATGACAGAAAAACGCAAGGAGGAGACTGCATCATCTGACAGTGACTCAGATGACACAATCCCAGAGTTGGAAGATGCCG GTGCAACTGCTACCGGTGGAATCACAAATCCAATTGGGGGCATTGATGTAGTTTCAAAAGCAAAACAATCTCGTGGTGAAAAGAAGGCTCGTAAGATTATGAGCAAGCTAGGACTTAAgcca GTCACAGGTGTCACTCGTGTAACTATCAGGAAATCAAAGAACATACTGTTTATGATCAACTCGCCAGATGTTTACAAGAACCCACACTCGGACACATACATTGTGTTTGGTGAGGCGAAGATTGAAGATCTGTCGCAGCAGGCCACCATGGCTGCCGCTGAGAGGTTCAAGGCACCGGAAAGTGCTGCCACTGGTAACGACACAACTACATCCGGCACT ACCGTAGCGCCAATTGCCGAAGAAGAAGACGAGGAAGGTGTGGATGAAACTGGAGTTGATGAGAAAGATGTGGAAATAGTGATGTCACAAGCAAATGTATCTCGAGCGAAGGCTGTCAGAGCATTAAAGAATAACCAGTCGGATATTGTGAATGCTATAATG